One genomic segment of Hordeum vulgare subsp. vulgare chromosome 2H, MorexV3_pseudomolecules_assembly, whole genome shotgun sequence includes these proteins:
- the LOC123428102 gene encoding uncharacterized protein LOC123428102: MGNTHQAGVKKDDQGGGDNQQLQVVVSVLELQAGVEENQLQPLGGWHAVEATSLLENSKTNNCAIGGACINNKTTILQPAAESNILTHDDPLHPLLPEGVQFVLNTSRVNKKCIGDGDGFIAYEEKMASDTSNRDPHPHRIRMKGIDAPELKMKYGIASKNQLVKLIGGKRVQILVYGTDQYGRYLGDIYCDGIFIQEQMLKTGFAWHYKACDKRPEFALWEREAKVARLGLWKLDNPQKPWDWRRDQRINDKKESTDDIQVESQSQVNGSSVSLPLLVMKDMEDLGRKWKESLQNIVSENMKLHDQVQELKRDKKEAEERATKAEKEIQSAVVDNMKLNAQLQESERNKKEAEDRVLQLDFFSGSVAAVNMDLHNKIEVLENENKKAEDRAKGAESEMESVGAENRNLKDQLQAVEVQAMKLKYFSEKVAGVNIVLHRKLEGSEEKNKMAEEQAKETEKKMESILNDNMKLSGQVQKLNKKNKEVTAFANNSKKKLQSVLAVNMDVDKKGEDQATSSNKGLELSVGVENMKGKLQGISHKKSEQTVETLSPSGTPTKDSGVSPQKDPSVKKPTVWRKKTAATTSSVPPPKGHYE; this comes from the exons ATGGGGAACACACACCAGGCCGGCGTCAAGAAGGATGATCAGGGTGGCGGTGACAACCAGCAGCTACAGGTGGTGGTCTCCGTTCTCGAGCTCCAGGCCGGCGTTGAAGAAAACCAGCTGCAGCCGCTTGGCGGATGGCATGCCGTCGAGGCAACCTCCTTG TTGGAAAATAGCAAGACAAATAATTGTGCTATAGGTGGAGCATGCATCAACAACAAGACAACTATTCTCCAGCCTGCAGCTGAATCAAATATCCTTACACACGATGATCCTCTACATCCATTGTTGCCAGAGGGCGTGCAATTCGTGCTCAACACTTCACGG GTTAACAAGAAGTGCATTGGAGACGGTGATGGCTTCATTGCCTATGAGGAGAA GATGGCAAGCGATACAAGCAACCGAGATCCACACCCACACCGAATCAGAATGAA GGGGATCGATGCACCAGAGCTGAAAATGAAATACGGCATCGCTTCAAAGAATCAGTTGGTGAAACTTATTGGGGGGAAACGTGTTCAGATTCTTGTGTATGGGACAGACCAATATGGACGGTATCTTGGCGATATCTACTGTGATGGCATCTTTATCCAA GAACAAATGTTGAAAACGGGCTTCGCCTGGCACTACAAAGCATGTGACAAACGTCCTGAATTTGCTCTA TGGGAAAGAGAAGCGAAAGTGGCACGACTAGGGCTTTGGAAGTTAGATAATCCTCAGAAACCATGGGATTGGAGGAGGGATCAACGCATCAACGACAAAAAGGAGAGTACTGATGACATTCAG GTAGAATCGCAGAGTCAGGTCAATGGGAGCAGTGTAAGTCTACCATTGCTGGTGATGAAAGATATGGAGGATCTGGGTAGGAAATGGAAAGAGAGTTTGCAGAATATTGTGTCCGAGAACATGAAACTACATGATCAGGTCCAGGAGTTAAAGAGAGATAAGAAGGAGGCCGAGGAACGAGCTACGAAGGCAGAAAAAGAAATTCAAAGTGCTGTGGTTGACAACATGAAGCTGAATGCCCAGCTCCAGGAATCAGAAAGGAATAAGAAGGAGGCTGAGGACCGAGTTTTACAGTTGGATTTCTTCTCAGGAAGTGTTGCAGCTGTAAACATGGATTTGCACAATAAGATTGAGGTTTTAgaaaatgagaataagaaggCCGAGGACCGAGCAAAGGGGGCAGAAAGTGAAATGGAGAGTGTTGGTGCTGAGAACAGGAACCTGAAGGATCAGCTCCAGGCAGTAGAGGTCCAAGCTATGAAGttgaaatatttttctgaaaaagtTGCAGGTGTAAACATAGTTTTGCACCGTAAGCTGGAGGGgtcagaggagaagaataaaatgGCTGAGGAGCAAGCCAAGGAGACAGAGAAGAAGATGGAAAGTATTCTGAATGACAATATGAAACTAAGTGGTCAGGTTCAAAAATtaaataagaaaaataaagagGTTACCGCCTTTGCTAATAATAGCAAAAAGAAATTGCAAAGTGTTCTCGCCGTAAACATGGATGTGGATAAAAAGGGGGAGGACCAAGCTACTTCGTCAAACAAGGGATTAGAATTGAGCGTTGGAGTTGAAAACATGAAGGGGAAACTACAAGGCATTAGTCACAAGAAGAGTGAACAAACTGTAGAGACCCTATCGCCATCGGGAACTCCAACCAAAGACTCTGGCGTGAGCCCTCAAAAAGACCCTAGCGTGAAAAAACCCACTGTGTGGCGGAAGAAAACGGCCGCAACGACATCTTCCGTGCCTCCACCAAAGGGTCATTACGAATAG